From one bacterium genomic stretch:
- the ribD gene encoding bifunctional diaminohydroxyphosphoribosylaminopyrimidine deaminase/5-amino-6-(5-phosphoribosylamino)uracil reductase RibD → MREALALARRGAGTTSPNPMVGALVVAEGRVVGRGYHPAPGEPHAEIFALREAGPRAQGATLYTTLEPCAHTGRTGPCTEAILAAGVARVVAAMIDPDSQVRGAGVARLQAAGVETVVGVGEDEARRLNEAFIKHRTTGLPFVTAKWAMTLDGRIATRTGDSRWISNEHSRAHAQRLRAASDAVLVGVGTVLRDDPALTARPP, encoded by the coding sequence ATGCGCGAGGCGCTCGCGCTGGCCCGGCGCGGGGCTGGGACGACGAGCCCGAATCCCATGGTCGGCGCCCTCGTCGTCGCGGAGGGCCGGGTCGTGGGGCGCGGCTACCACCCGGCGCCCGGCGAGCCGCACGCCGAGATCTTCGCCCTCCGCGAGGCGGGGCCGCGTGCGCAGGGCGCCACGCTCTACACGACCCTGGAGCCGTGCGCGCACACCGGCCGCACCGGTCCGTGCACCGAGGCGATCCTCGCGGCCGGCGTGGCGCGGGTCGTCGCGGCGATGATCGATCCGGACTCGCAGGTGCGGGGGGCGGGCGTGGCGCGGCTGCAGGCGGCGGGCGTCGAGACGGTCGTCGGCGTCGGCGAAGACGAGGCCCGGCGCCTGAACGAAGCGTTCATCAAGCATCGCACGACGGGCCTGCCGTTCGTGACCGCGAAGTGGGCGATGACCCTCGACGGCCGCATCGCCACTCGCACCGGCGATTCCCGGTGGATCTCCAACGAGCATTCGCGCGCCCACGCGCAGCGGCTGCGTGCCGCGTCCGACGCCGTTCTGGTCGGCGTGGGCACGGTGCTGCGGGACGATCCCGCGCTGACGGCGCGGCCGCCGG
- a CDS encoding YbaK/EbsC family protein encodes MTGPERGSPPLDAVARVQAALTAAGVDAAIVRFAQSTRTAQDAARAVDTSVGQIVKSLVFVADGRPILALVSGANRVDVAKLARLAGAARVEKASADATREATGFSIGGVPPVGHRGPLPVYVDETLLRYEIVYAAAGTPHAVFPVEPATLVRIASGAVGDIAESAAPPPR; translated from the coding sequence GTGACGGGCCCTGAACGCGGCTCCCCGCCGCTCGACGCCGTGGCGCGGGTGCAGGCGGCGCTGACCGCCGCGGGGGTGGACGCGGCGATCGTCCGGTTCGCGCAGAGCACCCGGACGGCGCAGGATGCCGCCCGCGCCGTGGACACGTCCGTCGGGCAAATCGTGAAGTCCCTCGTGTTCGTCGCGGACGGCCGCCCGATTCTCGCGCTCGTGTCCGGCGCGAACCGCGTGGACGTCGCCAAACTGGCCCGTCTGGCCGGCGCGGCGCGCGTCGAGAAGGCTTCGGCGGATGCGACGCGCGAGGCGACCGGGTTCAGCATCGGGGGCGTGCCGCCGGTCGGCCATCGCGGCCCGCTGCCGGTGTACGTTGACGAAACGCTCCTGCGCTACGAGATCGTCTACGCCGCGGCCGGCACGCCGCATGCGGTCTTTCCGGTCGAGCCGGCGACGCTCGTCCGGATCGCCTCCGGCGCCGTCGGCGACATCGCGGAAAGCGCCGCACCGCCGCCGCGCTGA
- a CDS encoding serine hydrolase, with protein MATIRVTAGTPTKLRAQVRRIGARLRGTMGVYIRHLARDESVTLNADRPFQMASVFKVPLLAELTSQTASGARSLDEPVVLTDEMKAPGSGVLKELSAGTRLTLRDLATLMIIISDNTATDFLLALVGKDAVNARLSACGLVRTTVAMSCRELLHDLVGLAGAPDTAETRRLAAERLRQRQLDWQCRAYHDEQANMTTPREMGRLLEQIVRPALSDGVDGPLPREACRLALDILRRQQVRDRLPLLLPPGVEIAHKTGSVTRVSNDAGVLFTPTGPCIVSVFTRDLADDLKGRLAIAQVGRAVYDAYAA; from the coding sequence ATGGCGACGATACGCGTGACCGCCGGCACGCCGACCAAGCTGCGCGCGCAGGTCCGGCGGATCGGGGCGCGCCTCCGCGGCACGATGGGCGTCTACATCCGGCACCTCGCGCGGGACGAGTCGGTGACGCTCAACGCGGACCGCCCGTTCCAAATGGCCAGCGTGTTCAAGGTCCCGCTGCTTGCCGAGCTGACATCGCAGACGGCCTCGGGCGCCCGCTCCCTCGACGAGCCGGTCGTGCTCACGGACGAGATGAAGGCGCCCGGCTCGGGCGTGCTCAAGGAATTGTCGGCCGGCACCCGGCTCACGCTCCGCGATCTCGCGACGCTCATGATCATCATCAGCGACAACACCGCGACCGACTTCCTCCTCGCCCTCGTCGGGAAAGACGCGGTCAACGCCCGTCTGTCCGCCTGCGGGCTCGTCCGCACGACCGTGGCGATGAGCTGCCGGGAGCTGCTGCACGACCTCGTGGGTCTCGCCGGCGCGCCGGACACGGCCGAGACCCGCCGGCTCGCGGCGGAGCGCCTGCGGCAGCGGCAGCTGGACTGGCAGTGCCGCGCCTACCACGACGAGCAGGCGAACATGACGACCCCGCGCGAGATGGGGAGATTGCTGGAGCAGATCGTGCGGCCCGCGCTGAGCGACGGGGTGGACGGTCCGCTGCCGCGCGAGGCATGCCGGCTCGCGCTGGACATCCTGCGGCGCCAGCAGGTCCGGGACCGGCTGCCGCTGCTGCTGCCGCCGGGCGTCGAGATCGCGCACAAGACCGGCTCCGTGACGCGGGTCAGCAACGACGCGGGCGTCCTCTTCACGCCCACCGGTCCGTGCATCGTCAGCGTGTTCACGCGCGACCTGGCGGACGACCTGAAGGGCCGTCTCGCGATTGCACAGGTAGGCCGAGCCGTGTACGACGCCTACGCCGCCTAA
- a CDS encoding MFS transporter, translating into MGAPLWTAVAAWGVFFIANAQRIDVVPFFNDLRAVYHVDYAGVGALLSAYLLGYVLAQIPAGLAADNLPTRRVTLAGLLCMTAVSALFAFTAHYATALLLRFLMGVSGAALYSSTVKLMLAAAPNRGVAMGILQSGAGAGMIAGLFLMPLLSGWAGVPAAFLALALTTAAALVAGAVWLPAGADWRAVRDPALRQIGRIVGQRTFLYLSGCVFLALFSAYGITAWLPTYLANVFGFGRTAAGALVAVVNVALLAASPFAGTFSDRLGARAPVILTGFAVLVASFALLAGVRSPAGVALSTVLAGSGLALTLPILTTLTTEMFGIERAGVAVSLNLAVGQVASTISGVLFGYVLDATGSFTLVWLLGLGLALAGFAPAAGLGRAERTARLRAASLPL; encoded by the coding sequence ATGGGCGCGCCGCTGTGGACGGCCGTCGCCGCCTGGGGCGTCTTCTTCATCGCCAACGCGCAGCGCATCGACGTCGTTCCGTTTTTCAACGACCTTCGCGCCGTCTACCACGTCGATTACGCCGGCGTCGGCGCGCTCCTGTCCGCCTACCTCCTTGGGTACGTCCTGGCGCAGATCCCGGCCGGGCTCGCGGCGGACAATCTGCCGACGCGGCGGGTCACACTCGCGGGCCTGCTCTGCATGACGGCCGTCTCCGCCCTGTTCGCCTTCACCGCCCACTACGCGACCGCGCTGCTGCTCCGGTTTCTCATGGGGGTGAGCGGAGCCGCGCTGTACTCCTCGACGGTCAAGCTGATGCTCGCCGCGGCGCCGAACCGCGGCGTGGCGATGGGAATTCTGCAGTCGGGCGCGGGCGCCGGCATGATCGCCGGCCTGTTCCTCATGCCGCTGCTGAGCGGGTGGGCGGGGGTGCCGGCCGCGTTCCTCGCCCTCGCGCTGACCACGGCCGCCGCCCTGGTCGCCGGCGCTGTGTGGCTGCCGGCGGGCGCGGACTGGCGGGCCGTGCGCGATCCGGCGCTGCGCCAGATCGGCCGCATCGTGGGACAGCGGACGTTCCTGTACCTCTCCGGCTGTGTGTTTCTGGCGCTGTTTAGCGCCTACGGGATCACGGCGTGGCTGCCGACGTATCTGGCGAACGTCTTCGGGTTCGGCCGCACGGCGGCCGGGGCGCTTGTGGCGGTGGTCAACGTCGCGCTGCTGGCCGCGTCCCCGTTCGCCGGCACGTTCTCCGACCGGCTGGGCGCGCGCGCCCCGGTGATCTTGACCGGGTTCGCCGTGCTGGTGGCATCGTTCGCGTTGCTCGCGGGGGTGCGCAGTCCCGCCGGCGTGGCACTCAGCACGGTGCTCGCCGGGAGCGGGCTGGCGCTCACGCTGCCGATCCTCACGACGCTAACCACCGAGATGTTCGGCATCGAGCGGGCCGGGGTCGCCGTGTCCCTGAACCTCGCCGTCGGCCAGGTCGCCTCGACGATCTCCGGGGTGCTCTTCGGGTACGTGCTCGACGCCACCGGCAGCTTCACCCTCGTGTGGCTCCTCGGCCTCGGGCTTGCGCTCGCGGGCTTCGCACCGGCGGCCGGGCTCGGGCGCGCCGAGCGCACGGCCCGCCTGCGGGCCGCGTCGCTCCCCCTGTGA